The following are from one region of the Salvia splendens isolate huo1 chromosome 2, SspV2, whole genome shotgun sequence genome:
- the LOC121772656 gene encoding uncharacterized protein LOC121772656, translating to MTDSIPAHVKQMDRLVRVSNRSCIDNLWMDRNTFGRLCRILRARAGLRDQKFVTVEEQVAMFLSILAHYKKTRVVGHDFMCSSETVSKYTHMVLRGVLTLHELLLVKPEPVGDDYTDSRWKRFKDGRVMLVIGEYYGMQSAGLSGLKYPKVKQSDICFSKVDCYYLCDNAYADSEGFITPYKGVRYNLKEWGHGTQAPQTAEELFNLKHSKAQNIIERSFAVLKMRWGILRSPSFYPIEVQTGLIIVCFLLHTFIRTHMEVDQYEELVGAQHEDGYESDHDDPVVPTITKVEPTPMWTKKRDDLTAAMWAQRTNV from the exons ATGACTGACTCCATTCCTGCTCATGTAAAGCAGATGGACAGGCTTGTCCGGGTTTCTAATCGTTCATGTATAGACAATTTGTGGATGGATAGAAACACTTTCGGTAGATTATGTCGCATTCTACGTGCCCGGGCTGGATTAAGAGACCAAAAATTTGTCACCGTTGAGGAACAAGTTGCTATGTTTTTGTCCATTCTAGCACACTACAAAAAGACACGGGTTGTGGGGCACGATTTCATGTGTTCTTCTGAAACAGTGTCTAAATACACACATATGGTGCTCCGTGGGGTGCTTACTTTGCATGAGTTGTTATTAGTGAAACCTGAACCGGTTGGTGATGACTACACGGACTCAAGATGGAAGCGGTTTAAG GATGGGAGGGTTATGCTGGTGATTGGAGAATATTACGGGATGCAATCAGCCGGCCTCTCGGGCTTAAAGTATCCAAAGGTAAAACAGTCTGACATCTGTTTTAGTAAAGTGG ATTGCTATTACCTCTGCGACAATGCTTATGCCGATAGCGAGGGATTCATCACACCGTACAAAGGCGTTCGTTACAATTTGAAGGAGTGGGGTCATGGAACCCAAGCACCGCAAACAGCCGAGGAATTATTCAACTTGAAGCACTCTAAAGCTCAGAATATCATTGAGCGTTCTTTTGCAGTTCTCAAGATGCGTTGGGGAATACTTCGCAGCCCAAGCTTCTACCCTATCGAGGTCCAAACGGGATTGATaattgtttgtttcttacttcaCACTTTTATACGCACTCACATGGAGGTGGATCAGTATGAGGAATTGGTAGGAGCTCAGCATGAAGACGGGTATGAGAGTGATCATGATGACCCTGTGGTGCCCACGATCACTAAGGTCGAGCCAACACCAATGTGGACGAAGAAGAGGGACGACCTAACTGCTGCAATGTGGGCTCAGAGGACAAACGTGTGA